The following are from one region of the Alkalimarinus sediminis genome:
- a CDS encoding cold-shock protein has protein sequence MSTTTGTVKWFNESKGFGFIEQESGPDVFAHFSAISSTGFKTLTEGQKVEFTVTQGQKGPQAENIVAL, from the coding sequence ATGTCTACTACTACTGGAACAGTTAAGTGGTTTAACGAATCAAAAGGTTTTGGTTTTATCGAGCAAGAGTCTGGTCCAGACGTTTTTGCTCACTTCAGCGCTATCTCTAGCACTGGTTTTAAAACTTTGACTGAAGGTCAAAAAGTTGAGTTCACTGTAACTCAAGGCCAGAAAGGTCCTCAAGCAGAAAACATCGTAGCTCTTTAA
- a CDS encoding PA4780 family RIO1-like protein kinase, protein MKTPKRIQPLVEDGLVDEVIRQLMSGKEATVYVVRCGSEIRCAKVYKEAAKRSFKKAVQYQEGRKVRNSRRARAMGKNSSFGRKQQEEIWQNAEVDALYRLANAGVRVPQPYGCFDGVLLMELVTDDEGDVAPRLNDVSMTAEQAREDHAMVMHYVMLMLCSGLIHGDLSEFNVLVDDYGPVIIDLPQAVDAAANNNAQSMLDRDIQNMTAYYGQFAPDLHHTNYAKEMWALYEDGKLTPDTKLTGYFEEDETAADVDSVVLEIKAALAEEKERQERIRDAETLG, encoded by the coding sequence ATGAAAACACCAAAAAGAATACAACCGTTAGTCGAAGATGGCTTAGTCGATGAAGTCATCCGGCAACTTATGAGCGGCAAAGAAGCCACGGTATACGTTGTGCGCTGCGGATCAGAAATACGATGCGCGAAAGTCTACAAAGAAGCCGCTAAACGAAGCTTCAAAAAAGCAGTTCAATACCAAGAGGGACGTAAGGTTCGTAATAGTAGACGAGCTCGAGCAATGGGTAAAAACTCTTCATTTGGGCGCAAACAGCAAGAAGAGATTTGGCAGAATGCAGAGGTCGATGCACTCTATCGTCTTGCCAATGCAGGTGTAAGAGTACCGCAACCCTATGGCTGCTTCGATGGTGTGTTGCTAATGGAGCTAGTGACTGACGACGAGGGTGATGTTGCACCTCGCCTGAATGATGTATCCATGACAGCAGAACAAGCTCGCGAAGACCATGCGATGGTGATGCACTATGTAATGCTAATGCTCTGTTCCGGACTTATCCATGGTGACCTATCAGAGTTTAACGTCTTAGTAGATGATTATGGCCCGGTAATAATAGACCTACCTCAAGCTGTTGATGCCGCAGCCAACAATAATGCGCAATCAATGCTTGATCGAGATATCCAGAATATGACTGCCTACTATGGACAGTTCGCTCCCGACCTGCATCATACAAACTACGCAAAAGAGATGTGGGCGCTGTATGAGGACGGCAAATTAACTCCCGACACGAAACTAACAGGCTATTTTGAAGAAGATGAAACCGCTGCAGACGTTGACTCAGTAGTACTAGAAATTAAAGCAGCCCTCGCTGAAGAGAAAGAGCGCCAAGAGCGGATTAGAGATGCCGAAACACTAGGCTAA
- a CDS encoding methyltransferase family protein, with the protein MSNLELKVPPVLLVVIFAIGMWWVAQLTGQQMLLIDLKWLLSPFFAVTGVVFPLMGVISFKRAETTVNPVTPNASTALVTSGIYRYSRNPMYVGFLFLLMAWGLLLANIWAILLTVFFVFYLSRFQIQPEEKALRNSFGAAFYDYEQRVRRWL; encoded by the coding sequence ATGTCAAATCTTGAGCTAAAAGTTCCACCAGTTTTGCTGGTCGTTATTTTTGCTATTGGTATGTGGTGGGTTGCTCAATTGACCGGCCAGCAGATGCTGCTGATTGATCTCAAATGGCTTTTATCACCCTTTTTTGCGGTGACTGGGGTGGTATTTCCCCTGATGGGGGTTATTTCATTTAAGCGAGCAGAAACAACCGTCAACCCCGTAACACCCAATGCCTCAACTGCACTCGTCACATCGGGAATTTACCGCTACTCACGCAACCCTATGTACGTGGGTTTTTTGTTTCTATTGATGGCTTGGGGGTTGCTGTTAGCGAATATTTGGGCAATTTTGCTAACCGTATTTTTTGTGTTTTATCTTAGTCGTTTTCAAATTCAACCAGAAGAAAAGGCGTTAAGAAATAGTTTTGGCGCTGCTTTTTATGACTACGAACAGCGTGTGAGGCGTTGGTTGTAG
- a CDS encoding DUF6868 family protein: protein MITITQLTALLGWASVINIAYLFIATLMLITMRGPIISIHQKMMGLDEKELAVSYFKFLSGYKIVTLVFMVAPYIALKIMGY from the coding sequence ATGATCACAATAACGCAACTAACAGCTCTATTAGGTTGGGCTTCAGTCATAAATATAGCTTACCTTTTTATCGCAACATTAATGCTGATAACCATGAGGGGGCCGATTATCTCAATTCATCAAAAGATGATGGGGCTTGATGAAAAAGAGTTGGCAGTAAGTTACTTTAAGTTCTTGAGCGGCTATAAAATCGTGACTTTAGTTTTTATGGTGGCTCCGTATATTGCCTTAAAAATTATGGGGTACTAG